Proteins encoded together in one Benincasa hispida cultivar B227 chromosome 1, ASM972705v1, whole genome shotgun sequence window:
- the LOC120079517 gene encoding protein ROOT INITIATION DEFECTIVE 3-like: MPFSQQEVVLASSPDGPIVAYDASTGTPLASFSGSCSPRRGITRAGKSFIAVSHISPVTALGSIHIYNWWTSSAFQSLTVPEPVAPLTATTDGFYLFAGGLSGYIHTLSLPSGDVLNSLPAHKKPVSCLKLSADGSLLISGGDDGTIVVIPIFQLVQAKPQENATTHILHQFLAHTDSVTSIYSGMGISSSQIVSCSLDGRCKFWSLLSGTILHTVVFPCAIFSVVLEPTETEFFAAGSDGLVYKASLRHNNKHLMGTDYEPIPPISNDLGYKRPLRRKNKHLTGTSYELIPWSPKHEAAVISIVIINEGKHLISAAEDGSIWVWEVKKGQVIMALENEMGSISDLVMATEKSHGKEQSTGSHGRAMEISESFRLPIKMLGLSINQTVDMQEAVAAAGSDVRRAIEMLESAIAVYEKMLELILKEAKASYNQREEKQG, translated from the coding sequence ATGCCATTTTCTCAACAAGAAGTTGTCCTTGCCAGCTCTCCTGATGGCCCCATTGTTGCCTATGATGCCTCCACAGGCACCCCTCTAGCCAGCTTCAGCGGCAGCTGTTCGCCTCGTCGTGGCATCACTCGAGCCGGGAAAAGTTTCATAGCCGTCTCCCACATCAGCCCGGTCACTGCTTTGGGTTCGATCCACATTTATAATTGGTGGACTTCATCTGCCTTCCAAAGCCTCACTGTCCCTGAACCCGTTGCCCCTCTCACAGCCACTACTGATGGTTTTTATCTGTTTGCTGGTGGCCTTTCAGGCTACATACATACTCTCTCTCTTCCATCAGGGGATGTTCTCAACTCTCTACCTGCACACAAAAAACCAGTCTCTTGCCTTAAGCTTAGTGCTGATGGGTCACTTCTCATTTCAGGTGGGGATGATGGCACAATCGTTGTCATCCCAATCTTTCAACTTGTACAAGCCAAACCACAAGAAAATGCAACCACGCACATTCTGCATCAGTTTTTAGCACATACTGATTCAGTGACTTCTATTTACTCTGGCATGGGCATATCCAGTTCCCAAATAGTCTCCTGCTCATTGGATGGCAGATGCAAATTCTGGAGCTTGCTCTCAGGAACAATCTTGCACACTGTGGTGTTCCCTTGTGCCATTTTCAGTGTGGTCTTAGAACCAACAGAGACAGAGTTTTTCGCTGCAGGATCTGATGGCTTGGTGTACAAGGCCTCGTTGAGACATAACAACAAACACCTTATGGGCACAGACTATGAACCAATTCCACCAATCTCCAACGACTTGGGGTATAAGCGCCCATTGAGGCGTAAAAACAAACACCTTACAGGCACAAGCTATGAACTAATTCCATGGTCGCCGAAGCACGAGGCTGCAGTTATCTCTATAGTCATAATCAACGAAGGAAAGCACTTAATATCTGCAGCAGAAGATGGGAGCATCTGGGTTTGGGAAgtgaagaaagggcaggtcataATGGCCCTTGAAAATGAGATGGGAAGCATAAGCGATTTGGTAATGGCCACAGAAAAAAGCCATGGAAAAGAACAGAGTACAGGCAGCCATGGAAGAGCAATGGAAATAAGTGAGAGCTTTAGATTACCCATTAAGATGTTGGGGTTGTCAATAAATCAAACAGTTGATATGCAAGAGGCGGTGGCGGCGGCCGGAAGCGACGTGAGGAGAGCCATTGAGATGCTGGAATCTGCCATTGCTGTGTATGAGAAGATGTTGGAGTTAATCCTTAAGGAAGCCAAAGCAAGCTACAatcaaagagaagaaaaacaagGATAA
- the LOC120069136 gene encoding protein VTE6, chloroplastic, whose product MALMSSTFPFPLPLSPIPSSKRHQFPLSLKALIPKSNPNRSAKMVVRAESFQTLVSGAVNLVQSNPPTWQSALLSNLLIFVVGSPILVSGLSLSGIASAFLLGTLTWRAFGPSGFLLVATYFVIGTAATKVKMAQKEAQGVAEKRKGRRGPGSVVGSSAAGCVCALLMINKVGGEAFAQLWRLGFVASFCTKLSDTVSSEIGKAYGRITYLVTTFKVVPRGTEGAVSLEGTFAGLLAAIALAFVACLLGDVTAPEVIVCVIASQIANLGESIIGAVLQEKEGFQWLNNDVVNVINISMGSILAVLMQQLILGH is encoded by the exons ATGGCATTGATGTCCTCAACTTTCCCTTTTCCCCTTCCTCTTTCTCCCATTCCCTCTTCCAAACGCCATCAATTTCCCCTTTCTCTTAAAGCCCTAATTCCCAAATCCAACCCTAATCGTTCCGCCAAGATGGTGGTCCGAGCCGAGAGTTTTCAGACCCTTGTATCGGGTGCTGTCAATCTCGTTCAATCCAATCCCCCCACTTGGCAGTCGGCCCTACTCAGCAACCTCCTCATTTTCGTCGTGGGTTCCCCGATTCTCGTCTCGGGCTTGTCTCTTTCTGGCATTGCTTCTGCTTTCTTGCTTGGTACTCTCACATGGCGTGCTTTTGGGCCCTCTGGTTTCCTTCTTGTTGCTACCTACTTCGTTATT GGAACGGCTGCAACAAAGGTCAAGATGGCCCAAAAGGAGGCCCAGGGGGTGGCTGAAAAGAGAAAAGGGAGAAGAGGACCTGGTAGTGTTGTAGGATCCAGTGCTGCTGGTTGTGTTTGTGCTCTGCTTATGATAAATAAAGTTGGGGGAGAAGCATTTGCTCAACTCTGGCGACTTGGTTTTGTTGCCAGTTTCTGTACTAAATTGAGTGATACTGTCTCAAGTGAAATAGGGAAGGCATATGGTAGGATAAC GTACCTGGTAACAACTTTTAAAGTAGTTCCTCGGGGAACCGAAGGGGCTGTCAGTCTCGAGGGAACCTTTGCTGGACTCTTAGCAGCAATTGCTCTTGCATTTGTTGCCTGTCTTTTGGGTgat GTAACTGCACCTGAAGTTATTGTATGTGTTATAGCCTCACAGATAGCTAATCTTGGTGAAAGCATCATCGGTGCTGTACTTCAAGAGAAGGAGGGATTTCAGTGG CTCAATAATGATGTTGttaatgtcatcaacatatccATGGGCAGCATTTTAGCTGTCTTGATGCAGCAACTCATACTTGGTCATTGA